attgaaataacACAATGAAGATAAGTGTGGTTTGGTAGCCTGAGTATTACATACCTGTTATTGTCTAGTTTGAATACATTGTGCAGTAGTGAAGCTTTAATTTGTTACTAaagcaaaagaagaagaaggaaaaagtTCAGATGAAAGAGATCAAGGCAGCGACAGACACGGAGCACGGTGTGCTGAACGTGACGGTCTCTGGCTATGACATGACCCTGGTGGAACATTATGCTCAGTACATCCATAAACTCTGCAACCGCCTTGATATCAAAGTGGGAGAAAGGTAAGATTTTAATTAGAGATGAGCAAATGATCAAATCATGAATACATTGTGATTCAATCATTCTGCCTTAATGCTCAGAACAGCAAGAGGGTTGGCCCAGGCCAGTAAAAACGTCCTTCCTGAGAGAATAACCactgtgcttttctttttttcaagctACGCCCTGCCTACTAAGAGCACAGAAGTCATGATCATGCCTGAGCAGGGCACCAAGATGTACGTCGATGTCATACTCAAAACTCATGAGCGGGTGGTTCAGGTAAACGTCAAAACGTGCAACTTTTATTAGATTTCCAGTCAGCAAACGAAAATGCATGCAAGCCTGTGTTTCTATGAGCTACAGTCATGAACAAATCCTGAAGGTGATGCAAAAGTGAGGGAGAAAAGACTATAATAAGCAGAGATTGTGGCTGTTTTTAGCCACCTGTAAAGAAATAAGCACCAAAACTGCATCGCTAAATTTCACATCTgacattcatttattcgttcattcaatttcagtaactgcttatGTTGGAGTACCAACGTGTTCGTTAATCATCAACTGTCCAAACAGCATACAAGTGTGCTATGCAACCAAGTTTATCTACGTTacatgccgttataggaaaataatcaacgataggGTGGTGTGGTATGGTCTGAAGCCAAGCGGAGTTTGGACAtcacattgtatttttatccatttatagctttaatgttgtggaactgttacaaagtactgacactggagactccttccacaaatagACATCtcataaacaacacattttattaatccgtttattattaatcttagattacagtatgtagtgtgtgCACTATAGAAGTCCcggtgtatgagctgttactgtagaaacaataacgcattagaacgagctcattaatatcaacctgctgttctagaaaattaatcaacacctaatGACCAGTCGGATCTGATAATTCAACAGGGCTTTGGTAGAAATCTAGATATAGTGCCATTCCATCACTCTTTCACATCTCAGGCATTTTTTCCAGACATTTCAggtttttaatttgcataattaattTGCTGGAAGGAAAAGCCTCATAATGTTTCATTACAAAAAGGCCATAAGTTCATGACACAAGTAGGCCAAAATCTAAACCAGGACATTAAAGCCAATGCAATATCATCTGCAATAACGTGTGCATGTTAAATGAAGTTCTTGCTCTCGTTGTTCTCAGATAAGCCAAATGAAGGCAACACTGGCTCCCGTATTGATGGAGGTCCTTCTCAAAAACCAACCAGAGGGAGTTCAGCTCTCCATAAAGGAGGTGAACACAACAGgctgatgttgtttttttctgttggttATGTACAGTATTCTGCTCAAACGAACAGAAATGTTACATACAAGGAACCTTGTATTCATACTAGAAGGTGTAAAGTCACTGATTTTACCCCGAATCCGTCTCTCATGGATGTGTCTTAACTGcttcagtgtgttttagtgccacttctaatgtttttctttcttcctttctgtctttttcagcACACTGAGGCAGAATACAAAGCCCGGTTTAAGGCCAGACCAGAACTTGAAGGACTTCTAGCACAAATTAGTTAAAAATGCATTTGGATCTGAAGATGTGGTTTGTTATAAtatgtgttaataaatgtgtgAGTGGATCTATCCtgtggtgaattttttttttttctatttctaaaacggttatttaagatttaattaTTCCATGAAACTTTCAGCAAAATAATTTTCCCTGTTATAAATCTCTTGTATGATTGTCATTTTGATGATCTAGTATAATTACAATCTGTTTGGATCAGGAATATCCTAAAGCAGTGCAGGTTCAGTTGCAGATTAGCTTATTTAATATACTCCTAATTTCTTACTAACCTGCTCAGTGTGGAGAGAGGCTGAtcaatttaaacacatttatttagtcCATTACTACAAACTGTGGAAAGGTTCgaggggtgtgaatacttatgtaagaCAATGAAATTAGAAAGTAGGTTAAAGAAgtgaaatttaaacattttcataaaaTCTGAAGAAAACATTAATGCAGCCTAAACATGAAGATGCAGTTAGTCATTTATTTTGGCTCTGCCACAGTGTAGAACTTaattctcatcatcatcatcatcatcatcatcatctcacacTTCAAGGAAATATTTCCTGGCttagatttatatattttattgtctttaagTCAAACGTGTGCACAAAAGTGCACCATTAGACTTAGACACGTggactgtaatatttattttgctcTCCTAGCTCTGTACTTCCCAAAACATGGCGTCCAATCATTGTACTTGCCAATAAACTACATTACCCAGTAATCTAAGCGACGTCGCCGTAGCAACGTTGCCTAGCAACCACTACTAACTCCAAACCCTCGGTGAATACGATACATccagaaatgtataaaattttcttttctaattaaGCTAGAAATGGGAAAAGACTATTACACGACGTTGGAAATTAACCGAAATGCAACTGACGCGGACATTAAACAGTcgtaagaaatattttttattattatttttaatcaataacACTAATGACTAATGTTAACAGTAACGACTTTTAGACTTTACGAAGTGCATGATTTATCCAAAAGTCCGCCATTTTGAGATCTGGCGTAGAGCGTTCTAGCGTAAGCTAACAATGTTGATGAAGCTAGCTAAGCAatataatta
This is a stretch of genomic DNA from Pangasianodon hypophthalmus isolate fPanHyp1 chromosome 17, fPanHyp1.pri, whole genome shotgun sequence. It encodes these proteins:
- the mrpl48 gene encoding 39S ribosomal protein L48, mitochondrial isoform X1 — its product is MGSALAYGAVLLMQNTRALVQAVSLIRSPVLKQPVSPGVFLPDRQYRSMPTHGIGRYKYLLPKETQKKKKEKVQMKEIKAATDTEHGVLNVTVSGYDMTLVEHYAQYIHKLCNRLDIKVGESYALPTKSTEVMIMPEQGTKMYVDVILKTHERVVQISQMKATLAPVLMEVLLKNQPEGVQLSIKEHTEAEYKARFKARPELEGLLAQIS
- the mrpl48 gene encoding 39S ribosomal protein L48, mitochondrial isoform X2, which produces MNALTGKVLLMQNTRALVQAVSLIRSPVLKQPVSPGVFLPDRQYRSMPTHGIGRYKYLLPKETQKKKKEKVQMKEIKAATDTEHGVLNVTVSGYDMTLVEHYAQYIHKLCNRLDIKVGESYALPTKSTEVMIMPEQGTKMYVDVILKTHERVVQISQMKATLAPVLMEVLLKNQPEGVQLSIKEHTEAEYKARFKARPELEGLLAQIS